The following are from one region of the Lytechinus pictus isolate F3 Inbred chromosome 4, Lp3.0, whole genome shotgun sequence genome:
- the LOC129258868 gene encoding coiled-coil domain-containing protein 83-like isoform X1, producing the protein MGKKKGKKSGKKSGKGKKEKKEKEPQMTIREAILAYQINVKENALEEFMYEIKGLEEKRQRNKERNERLKEEQLYHIKTLLKQAKERDQELEQVTVINKEQVEVALKEKWRSCKEEEKAIEDMKNKISETIKQYEEDLIQVKKWTEYKNKGSIEHATHIRLLQEELEDMQKNFEEMRAHLERTLNVAKEEIKKETTERLDEQKYIASEKAIKTLDKFSAQEVIDNDWLKKELELHKEETISLQGEVERLERENLTVMSDLFDCRIEDLKISRKFYLTQFEDNEDLNDGGILEFDLAKSAISQGEVPPPLAITQGPRKQRPQSATQRAVEQKVFSLLPPEQDQATSKEEGYGERGEELFAQHSGEEEEYLGGLDNYLNFDDEDFDDYLKLGPLELKLLSIEGHAKPIHEHKKLSVKEEQAKLSAPDVWPVTGDMLRSATRTSMQET; encoded by the exons GATCAATGTCAAAGAAAATGCATTAGAGGAGTTTATGTACGAGATCAAAGGACTGGAGGAGAAACGCCAGAGGAATAAAGAGAGG AATGAGCGTCTGAAGGAGGAGCAGCTGTACCATATCAAAACGCTCCTAAAACAAGCCAAGGAGAGAGACCAGGAGCTGGAGCAAGTGACCGTCATTAACAAGGAGCAGGTGGAGGTGGCGCTGAAGGAGAAATGGAGATCCTGCAAAGAGGAGGAGAAAGCTATCGAGG ACATGAAGAACAAAATTTCCGAGACGATAAAGCAGTACGAGGAAGACCTGATCCAGGTGAAGAAATGGACAGAGTATAAGAACAAAGGGAGCATAGAACATGCAACGCATATCAGACTTCTTCAGGAAGAGCTGGAGGACATGCAGAAAAACTTTGAAGAAATGAGAG ctcATCTTGAGAGAACTCTAAACGTAGCCAAGGAAGAGATTAAAAAGGAAACGACAGAAAGACTAGATGAACAAAAATACATAGCCTCCGAG AAAGCGATCAAAACTCTTGACAAGTTTAGTGCCCAAGAAGTCATAGATAATGACTGGTTAAAGAAAGAG TTGGAGCTTCATAAGGAAGAGACCATTTCCCTCCAAGGGGAGGTGGAGAGATTAGAACGGGAGAATCTAACAGTGATGAGTGATCTCTTTGACTGCAGAATAGAGGATCTCAAAATATCAAG GAAGTTTTACCTGACCCAGTTTGAGGATAACGAGGATCTTAACGATGGTGGAATCTTGGAGTTTGACCTAGCTAAGTCTGCTATCAGTCAGGGAGAAGTTCCTCCTCCATTGGCCATCACACAAG GACCCCGCAAGCAGAGGCCGCAGAGTGCAACCCAGAGGGCCGTTGAACAGAAAGTTTTCTCTCTCCTACCACCGGAGCAGGACCAAGCCACCAGCAAGGAGGAGGGATATGGGGAGAGGGGTGAAGAACTCTTTGCCCAACATAGCGGAGAGGAAGAGGAATACCTGGGCGGGTTGGACAACTATCTCAactttgatgatgaagattttGAT GATTATCTCAAACTAGGGCCCCTTGAACTCAAGCTGTTGAGCATAGAAGGCCACGCTAAACCCATCCACGAGCACAAGAAACTCTCGGTCAAAGAAGAGCAAGCCAAGCTCTCCGCACCGGACGTCTGGCCGGTCACGGGGGACATGTTGAGGTCGGCCACCCGCACTTCTATGCAAGAGACATGA
- the LOC129258868 gene encoding coiled-coil domain-containing protein 83-like isoform X2 — translation MYEIKGLEEKRQRNKERNERLKEEQLYHIKTLLKQAKERDQELEQVTVINKEQVEVALKEKWRSCKEEEKAIEDMKNKISETIKQYEEDLIQVKKWTEYKNKGSIEHATHIRLLQEELEDMQKNFEEMRAHLERTLNVAKEEIKKETTERLDEQKYIASEKAIKTLDKFSAQEVIDNDWLKKELELHKEETISLQGEVERLERENLTVMSDLFDCRIEDLKISRKFYLTQFEDNEDLNDGGILEFDLAKSAISQGEVPPPLAITQGPRKQRPQSATQRAVEQKVFSLLPPEQDQATSKEEGYGERGEELFAQHSGEEEEYLGGLDNYLNFDDEDFDDYLKLGPLELKLLSIEGHAKPIHEHKKLSVKEEQAKLSAPDVWPVTGDMLRSATRTSMQET, via the exons ATGTACGAGATCAAAGGACTGGAGGAGAAACGCCAGAGGAATAAAGAGAGG AATGAGCGTCTGAAGGAGGAGCAGCTGTACCATATCAAAACGCTCCTAAAACAAGCCAAGGAGAGAGACCAGGAGCTGGAGCAAGTGACCGTCATTAACAAGGAGCAGGTGGAGGTGGCGCTGAAGGAGAAATGGAGATCCTGCAAAGAGGAGGAGAAAGCTATCGAGG ACATGAAGAACAAAATTTCCGAGACGATAAAGCAGTACGAGGAAGACCTGATCCAGGTGAAGAAATGGACAGAGTATAAGAACAAAGGGAGCATAGAACATGCAACGCATATCAGACTTCTTCAGGAAGAGCTGGAGGACATGCAGAAAAACTTTGAAGAAATGAGAG ctcATCTTGAGAGAACTCTAAACGTAGCCAAGGAAGAGATTAAAAAGGAAACGACAGAAAGACTAGATGAACAAAAATACATAGCCTCCGAG AAAGCGATCAAAACTCTTGACAAGTTTAGTGCCCAAGAAGTCATAGATAATGACTGGTTAAAGAAAGAG TTGGAGCTTCATAAGGAAGAGACCATTTCCCTCCAAGGGGAGGTGGAGAGATTAGAACGGGAGAATCTAACAGTGATGAGTGATCTCTTTGACTGCAGAATAGAGGATCTCAAAATATCAAG GAAGTTTTACCTGACCCAGTTTGAGGATAACGAGGATCTTAACGATGGTGGAATCTTGGAGTTTGACCTAGCTAAGTCTGCTATCAGTCAGGGAGAAGTTCCTCCTCCATTGGCCATCACACAAG GACCCCGCAAGCAGAGGCCGCAGAGTGCAACCCAGAGGGCCGTTGAACAGAAAGTTTTCTCTCTCCTACCACCGGAGCAGGACCAAGCCACCAGCAAGGAGGAGGGATATGGGGAGAGGGGTGAAGAACTCTTTGCCCAACATAGCGGAGAGGAAGAGGAATACCTGGGCGGGTTGGACAACTATCTCAactttgatgatgaagattttGAT GATTATCTCAAACTAGGGCCCCTTGAACTCAAGCTGTTGAGCATAGAAGGCCACGCTAAACCCATCCACGAGCACAAGAAACTCTCGGTCAAAGAAGAGCAAGCCAAGCTCTCCGCACCGGACGTCTGGCCGGTCACGGGGGACATGTTGAGGTCGGCCACCCGCACTTCTATGCAAGAGACATGA